The Silene latifolia isolate original U9 population chromosome Y, ASM4854445v1, whole genome shotgun sequence sequence TTGTTCCTGCTGTTGAGAATGATGTTAGTAATCATCCTTTGGTTCTTGAAGCTTTGAATAATGTAAACATAACTTCAAAAAATAGTATTCAGGTTGAAAGCATGTCATTAAAGAGGCCGATTTTTTATACATATAAAAAGGTAAATATGTTgatcatattttttgttatattatgtTAACTTGGTGCTTATGTGTATTGTTCTTTAATTTGATACATTTTAACTATTCCAGAAGCCTTATGCATTGACAAAAGAACTTGAATTAGTTGACAATGGGAATGAATATAACAAGGAAGAGGTGTCAATAGGAGAGTCAGAGGAAAACAAAGTTGAAAAagttgaaaatgggaatgaaTACAAGAAGGAAGAGATGTCAGAAGGGGAGTCTGAGGAAATGAAAGTTGAATCAGTTGAAAATAGGAATGAAGATAACAAGGAAGACGTGTCAGAAGGGGAGTTTGAGGAAAACAAAGTTGAAACAGTTGAAAATAGGAATGAAGACAACAAGGAAGAGGTGTCAGATGGGGATTCTGACAAAAACAAAATGTCTGATGATGGCAAGGATGTACGAAATGATTCGAACCATCTTTATATTGATAGTGACGGGGAGAATGAGCAAGAAGCCAATACGGATAATCTTATAAATACCCTTGTATGTAGCATGTTATCTAAAGATTATAATGAAGAACCCAAGGCAACCAATCTCAACCCGAGCTTAGATATTAGTACTGAACTTGATTTACTAAGAGGAGACACTGACCCATGTATAGAGCCATCTGAGTTTCAGCACTGTATTGCTGACTACGTCTACTACACTAAGGGAAAAGGCACTGTTCTTGCTCGGTATATTTTATTCTACTCATTATGTTTCTTTTATTTACTCATTCTGTACATTTCATTTGGGTATTATGTGCATTATTAATAAAGATAATGTacatatgtgtaattaactaACTTGTTTTGTGTAACGTCTGAACCAGTGAAAAGCTCTTTGAGTTTAAGAATGTCGTGGGTACCCGATATTTTTTTGCATCTCTAAAACCACCTCGGTATATATTAGATGCTGTGgttgattgttggtcagcttACTTGAATTTTAAGGAACTTGAAAGAAAATCTTCAGCACCACGTCGATTCTTTGCTTCAACCCTCGTATTTGtgagtaaaattttattttattctatattacaataattttatgttatacaaTTGTATATTAAGAGAAGAATATTATGTTCTGTGTGTGCAGCTAGCATTTCAAGGGCAAAGGAGAGAATTAAAATTTGAAAGACAATTGAAAGTATTCAAGAACCATCTTAGAAATGAGTTAAATCATGCTGGGATTATTGATGTGACAAAAGTTGATATGGTTAGCTCAAACAATATACATAGTCAATACATAGTGTTATCTGCTGCTAATTTACTCTCGTAACAAATTTTATGTCTGTTGTATCTTCTAATCTTTTCTTATATAAAACACTTTTTTCCCAATAATATACGACAAGCATTTTTACCTGTTcgtattcaatatggagaagaacaagtttgtcattctttataatcaacagcatgatgaaaacccaaaaactcgttatggaaACAAACCTTGGGATATGGTAATTGTTCAGTTGCCTTTCATTGGTTATTTTTTTTACAATGTCATATTTTTTGCACGGTCTCTCTAGACAGTTTGAGCTGAATTTTTCCATGCAATGTAACGTTTTGGCAGAATATTTGAATGACATTGGTGATTTCAAGGAAAGAGTAAGAGCAATGGAGCCTGCTGTATTAAAAATGCATTGGAGACACCATCAAAATATTGTTAACTGTGGTATTTATACAATGAAACACATTGAAACATAcaaggggggagggggggggggggggtcagtATTGGACTTGTGGGTGACAAAAAACAACGTAAGTTTCAAACAATTTATATCCCATAATTATAAATGTACTTTTGGTTTAATTAAATGATCTTTCTTAAATTATTAAAAGCACATTCTTGTTTATAAGTTACCTATCCTCAAGATATTCTAACTTTTAAAGATGGATGGACTTCGAATATTGAGAATCAAATATCTTTGCACTTTGGTTTCATCCATGTACAACATTGTTTGTGATGACGTTTTAACAAAGGTGAATCAGTATCAAGAGAAGCCCCTCCCAAAGAAACTGAATTCGTCTGATGAAGAATTCTACGAGGATAAGTGTGGTGATGAGACTGCCGGGGATGAGGAGATAGGAGATGAGGTAGTTGGAAAGAAAGAGAGGTGTATAGATGATATTAGTGTCCGTGACAACAATGAGACTGTTAGGGTTAACAAGAGAACAATGGAGGTAGGTTGTACAGAAGTGAATATACAAGATGGTAATGATGTTTGTGAGAACAATGACAACACGACAAATGTGAGTAATACAAACGACATAGCTAGGATAAAAGACAAAAGTACAAATGAGCATAATGTGTGTCTTAACGATGAGGATAAAAATACAAAGGATATAGCTGGTACGGAGGAGATGAGTACAGATTACAATGATGTGCTTGACAGTGCTCACACTACCAAGGGCAAACTCATCAACAATCAAAATGTTCATGAACATGAAACAAGTCAACCAGAGTCTCTGAGCATCCTTGCAAATCATAATTTACTAAGCACGGATACATGCATTGTTACTCCTCTTACTGactttcagaattgcattgctgattatgtgtcgtacaatagaggaaaacataccgatTTAGCCAGGTACATATATATTACTACTAATgtacaatatttaaatttaaaatgttcTGTATCCTGTTTTCAGTTAACACTAGTAGTCCTGAACCAGAGAACTTCTTGTGCATGTGGGTGACATTTTTCTTCGACGTATTGAAATGGCAACGCTACGAGAATCTAAGTATTTAACGAATGATGTAATCGATTGTTGGGAAAAACTTCTGAATGCCAAAGAATCTACAAGAAACTCTTTAGAGCCATATCGATTTTTTTTCACCACAATTTTGTGTGTaagtcaaatatttatataaacttatttcaacaagtaaattttgtaatgttGTTTCCCTTGATTAACATAAGAAACTTTACTTGTCTTGCATACAGTTGATGCTTCAAGGAGAACTGGACACAGTTGAAAATTTTAAGGTGGTTAAGGATATAATGAAAGATCAGTTTACCCAATTCTCAGTTAACCCATATACAATTGATTTGGTTAGCATCGACAATATACACTCTTTctgcatgttatatttaatttgcttgttgcctaattaaatcttttaaaatctacagttcttctttccagttatatataaaaggcattaccatttactagtcattgacaacaacaagtataagttcatcatcattgttaatGTGCATCGTGACGGAAAACCAGAGGAATTTTTCCACAATAGACCACTGTCTTTTGTAAGATTGTATGCTCTCTTTTGCTTAACAGCACTACATGCTGTTCCTTTTCATTATTATGAATGTACAATGACTTTAAATAGAGTGTACCTTCCCCAACAATATGGTCTGtcttaattttcttatttttgtgatattgtaGCTAATAATTATTAGTGTCCTAATGTTTTTTCCCCCCTTCTCCGTCAGCGTAATGTTCTAGCAGAATACTTAAAAGATATCGGTGTTTCAAAGGTAAAAGTTGATTGCATAAAAAAACTGCAGCCTATTCTTGGAAGGATGAAGTGGAGGAACAACACTAACAAGACTGATTGTGGTGTTTACGTTATGAGACATATGGGGACATTTAAGGGTAATCTAAATTGGACCTGTGGGCTTATAAAAGTCGATGTGAGTTTCAGAAGTAATACAATTATTATTAATACATAATTCAGTACGCATTTGTACATGTTCTAACCCCTTGTTTTCTTTACTTTCATTGGACACTCCCCTACTTATTCTGTGGAAGAAATACATTTCATATATGATTTCAACAGAAGGCAATGTATGTTTTAATGTTGtactaaagaaggcaatggatttccgttcaaacccactgccatgggaagaatacgacgatgaagatgaggaagatgctGAATTCAAGCCGTAAAAACTTTTTTAGTTTCATTTGTAACATGTGAGTGAGTAATGTAACATATATTGAGGAAGCTACGACTCGTACAAcctgaagtttgaaaaaaaattaattcaTGAGATTGTTATATTTCGGAAACAAatttcaataaagtttattatgttcttccagaacaacaataatgtttaTTGTGCAAAAGGCTTTTGTGCCTTCAAATTATTGTACTCTGGGAAAATAATTCCAATGAAGTTGATGAtgtccttgcagaacaacaataatgatcctttaatacaaatgtaatatattTTGGCAATAaaagtaatgtactttggcaatAAAATCGAATTGTAAATACAAGTCTTTAAGAATGTTCTCGTAGTGTATATTATGGATGTCTATCCTTGAATCAAAAATTTGAATCTTCCACTTAGTTATCGTCCTCATCATCCTCGTCCTCCACATCATcagattcatctccttcatcgtcgtcatcttcatGGTGGTATTTGGTGAATATGCAACAGAATGTAAATTAAATATTAGACTTTATAAGGACAAAATGGCCATAATGAACAACTAAATTGATATACATTTAATGCTAACCAAATATACATTGCTGAAAGTCTCATCTATGCCTTCAGAACAACCATAATATTCATTGCACAAAGAGCTTATGTGTCTCCATATAAGAGTGGTGATTTTCGAAGGTAAACACTATGCGCTATACTtgtataattaataattatttagCATAAATGTAATATGCTTTAATAAGAAACCAAATTATATATACCTGTTAGATGGTTTGTTTCTTTGCAAGTAACCAAATTATATATACCTGTTAGATGGTTTGTTTCTTTACAAGTCCAAGAGTTGTGTCCTTGGTGGCCACATGTTTTGTAGTACCTCTTCTCTTTTGCTCTCTTCTTTAGGGCTTTTAACATTTGTGATTCAATTCTCTTGCCCTTGGTCCTACCCTTGTTTTTAGATTTTCTAGGAACATGAATGACCAACTTCTGAGGTATTTTGCAGCCCACAtacttttttatttctttcatcttgtctttcttctttgctAGAACACTTCTGTTACTAATCATATCCAATCTAATATCTCTCAGTTTTTCAATCAAAAGTTTCATGTCGTTATCATCACATTCAGCTACTCTGACACAAGAATAAGCCTCTTGCCACAGCTCAGTACTCAAACTTTTCCGATCAGAAAACTTTTGAGAGACATCTATCACTTTGCCTTCTTTATCAAAGACAGGCTTACTCATTGCACCTTTTGTCCATCTTTGCATTATGTACTGTTCTGGTATTTTCTGAAAATCTTGGTTGTGTAGAACCCAAAGGCAGTGCCTGCACAACAAGCCCATTCCTGAAACATAGAACAAGAACAAGTAATATCGATGTTATCTGGTGAATATGCGACGTTCCATGACTTATTTGGCATCTGCAAGTCTgttagaatatatatttttgtctcatcaatcttgtCCACATCTTTAAAACGGCAATCAGACAAAGCTACAACCAATTCTGTTTGGAAGTCTTTGGAAATGTTGTGCGAGTATATTTCAGAAGCATGGAATTCAAGGATTGAGTTTGTTTTCTGTGGGATTTCAGAGTGTTTGTTGTTACTGTTCAACTTGGACTGCTTGTGTCTTTGTGCTTCCAAAGCACTCTCATAGCACACCCAAAACTCAACAAGGGTCAAATGAGGTGTGAGGAACCTGGCAAAGAAACTGTTTTCACTTTCAGACCTTGAAGTAACCCTCATCAAGCCAGACATGAAAACATCTTTAAAATAGGCAGGGATCCACTATTCCCTAATATCATACAAATCTGAAAACCGCTCGTGTTCTACAAGCTGATAATCAGTCATTATCTTCCCCCATTGTTCTTCGAATTCATCAGGCTCAAGTTGGTTGTTCCAAGCACACCTATTGATCCTGCTCTTAAAATCCTCATCTTGAAACAGTTGATAACTGACTTTTTCTCTTAACTTTTTCATTATGTGCCACATGCACAGTCCGTGTGTTGACTCCTTAAACACTTCCGGGACTACCGACTTCATTGATTTGTCCTGATCAGTAATTGTAATTCTCGGATGGCGCCCGCCCATTGCTTCCAAAAATGTCTTGAACTGCCATCTGTAACACTCAATACTTTCATCACCTATCAACCCAGCTGCAAAGGTTATGCACCTTTTGTGGCGATCAATTCCTGTGAAAGGAACAAAcaccatatcgtacttgtttgttctATATGTAGCATCTACTGATAACATCTCACCGAACAACATGTAGTTCTTTATGCAGATCAGATCTGCCCAAAACGCTCCAGCCAGACACTTGTTTTCATCTActataaaatcaaagtaaaatgaactGCATGTGTCTTTTTTCCCAATAAGATTCTCAACAAACATTTGTGCATCAAAATTACCAATGTAGGTTTTTATGTCCCTGACAAAGTTTTTGAAATCAACCTCAGTAGCACTGATATTGTCGTAACCTCCACACAGCTCCTTCCAACCTCTATAGGCTTTCACAACACCTAGTTTTAGCACCTTTCCCTTTGTGACAACTTGCTTATGTACCTCTATCATTTTTCGGTTTCCTTTCAAgaacattgtagatttcggcgaAGCAAGTGGATGGTTATGGGCTTCATCGAATCTGGTAACAATGTAAGTTCCATATTCTTGGTATTTGAACTGCACTAATGCACGACAGTCGATTCTTGTAATCGGCCTCACACGGCTTATGTCTGTCACATCAGATTGTTCATCATTCTCTGCATTATTAGTATCAGTATTAGTCCTCTTCCTTTTCCTACTTTCCTTTACACCTTGCCTATTGCAGACAACATTctttaatgcaaaactgtttggtAACTCATTGCCTTTAATCCTATTTGTTGTTGCAAGTCTTGGCGTAAACCCACAGATTGTACAATATTCTTTGTAGAATAACTCTGCTGATTCTATTGTTTCGAATACTTGTCCTACTTTAGGTTTCTTTTCCCCTGGACAGAATGGAATGTAGTGGAGTGCATTTAATGGTTCAATTCTTGTTCTTGGAGTCGTAAAGCTGTAATTTGTAGAACAAGACGTACTTCCATCATTTGTACTCATTGTCTGCTTCAACAGTAGTTTAGTAAataagtatattgaatattattacATCAATAATAATGTAGTAATCGAATTCTAATATGCTCTACAAAGATTGGTAATTTATTTCGTACAAATAAAGGTACATATATGATGTATTCCTACCAATGTCCAttgtcatgcctttaaaggaacatgtattttactgctaatgttcataagaaatattgttgtccattttgatataacatatataaaatgtattgaatgttaatgacagtaaacaaacaaataaaagatataatactatttcattaatattagaaatatttacaaaatcCATTCAAGACTTTCAAAAGCATAAAGCCTATTAAGGGTTATagtgaaaaaaagaaagaaagcaaAAAAACAAGGGAAGATAATACAAAATAACAATATACTAGAAATATAACTTAATATATTTGTAAATTAATCTAACAGTCAGAGTCGTAATAACCCTCATCACCAGACTTGTCCTCATACAACTTTTCAATTTCATcttgttttctttgtttttttctttGTTGTGCTTGTCGTTTATGATGTCTAATTTTTTCTTCAGGACTAGACAAACACCTGCAAAGGCAGTATTTTTCAACCAGCCTTCCATTCTTTGTGATATTGTTCCATTTTCATTTCCCGAAACCACGTTTCGGTAATAAtcccttttaattttctttttgttGGTTCCTAAAAGGAAACAAGACGATCAAGCCTTGCATACCTCAGCCATGCTTTTCTTCTCTGGCCTCCCAAGTCGTTCAAAAATAAGCGAGACGAATTCATAATTAGTAAGAAAAGTATGTAAACGACGTCTGTGTGATGGTACATCCATCTCTACAGAAATATCCTTTAAAGTAATccagtttgaagaaaactggTCTTCTTGCCATTTCATATAATTTGTGATGAAATTGTTTTTGTCTTGAATTTTCTGGTAGTAGGATATTTGACATTTAGAGTAAGACATTGTTTTTTTTAGAAGATTGGGTTGTTTTTCTAGAGAGATTGAAGATTTTGGTTATTAAaaaaggttttagaaatgaaGATTGCATGGAAAAGTGGTGGTGCACTCTTGTGTTTATATAGTAGATTAATTGAATAGAAGCGATTAAATATTgtgaacagttgtgtcttttcaacagCAAAGATCTACCAACAGTCACATTataatcatggtaattaataaaCTGGTTGAAGTTATATATGTTACTTAAACGACTATATGAATTACGAGTTCAATTTAATTGATATTTCAAATTCCTGtgtaaataataaaatgtacctttagaaataatataatgtacatttaaggtctgcttttaaatctctttcataaaatagtacatgcacattatgaaaatacgtaatggacatttgaattaaactgaaagcacatttattttccaaataatgtttcatgttcttttttaaataatttaatgtacctttaaatataatataatgtacattttccaaacagtgcttaatgatattttagttgcacctaattatcaaaaaatgcacattatgaatatagataatggacaatttatttgatggaacatgttcttttataattaatataatgtacattctgaaataatataatgtacattcagaattaatatttaaattaatgtgaatAGTTGTTTCTTTTCACCACATAAGCAAGTTAGAAACCGTCATTTGacttattgtgacttattgtgaacAGTTGCAAGACCACATGCAAAAGGTAATAATTACGTGCACATCGTTATTATAGATAATGCACATTTTAATAAATCTGATAGGACATTTCTTTATGAAACGTATACACCACAACACAACTCATTATTATTACATGTAAAACTACTTTTCAGTTATTTCAAATTGCACACTTTTCTTTTCTCATTATTTTTACATTTCTTTTCACCACAAAGTACATTTACGTTTATCATCATCCTTAcatcaaacaaacaaactataAACCTTAATTGAACACTTTTCGttataaaattaatgtttttgtgGTTTCGGACATTAAATCTAGTTAACTAAATTTAATCAAATCCGAACTTAAGTTGAATTTCATTACATTTAACTTTaacatcatcataaaatcaatttAACAAGGACTGAGAAAGGAATTAAATAACATTGAATGAACATACCTCAATATTGACTGTCGAAAACAATAATTCCAGATGAATGTCGAAATCAACTCCGATTTTCCTTACAAAGTTTTGATCTTGAAATAACTGAATAGCTGatgaatgcaaaagtttgaacaaattgaatctgaTTTCGCTTCCGAAGATTTGCGCTTCGAACACAGCAATTGATGATGAATAACCGATTTTAGATCACTAAATTTGATGTCGAGAAATAAAAATTTataaattaaggaaggattaatgatGAAATCGATTGATTTTGTTTCGTATGGTTTGATTTTGTTCCGTAGGTTTGATATTGCTCACATGTACACtttcttattttttgttttgCGCGAAAGTCTACTTTTCTAAGTAACGCGCGTCTAATCTCATCCGTTAGATTACTTTGATGGACGGTTGAGAtctgttctcacggttctcacgataagccattctcaccggaactctacccttattattattattgttgttgttgttgttgttattattattattattattattattattattattattattattattattattattattattattattattattattattattattattattgttattattattattattattattattattattattattattattattattattattattattattattattattattattattattattattattattgttgttgttgttgttgttgttgttgttgttgttgttgttgttattattgttgttgttgttgttgttgttgttgttgttgttgttgttgttgttgttgttgttgttgttgttgttgttgttgttgttgttgttgttgttgttgttgttgttgttgttgttgttgttgttgttgttgttgttgttgttgttgttgttgttgttgttgttgttgttgttgttgttgttgttgttgttgttgttgttgttgttgttgttgttgttgttgttgttgttgttgttgttgttgttgttgttgttgttgttgttgttgttgttgttgttgttgttgttgttgttgttgttgttgttgttgttgttgttgttgttgttgttgttgttgttgttgttgttgttgttgttattgttattgttgttgttattgttattcttataattattattattattattattatttacaggctagtcgtgtacctaccaaaaataaccaactggcactaactaatatagttagggaagtcgggtcgatctccacatggaggcaagatatctgttaaggtCCGTCTATGTGGTCACaaattgggggtttgaattttggtttctaaactaatgaaggcttaaagaaaagaataataaagagagcaataaaagacagaaaaatataataaaggtgatcaaatg is a genomic window containing:
- the LOC141628415 gene encoding protein FAR1-RELATED SEQUENCE 5-like, which produces MSGLMRVTSRSESENSFFARFLTPHLTLVEFWVCYESALEAQRHKQSKLNSNNKHSEIPQKTNSILEFHASEIYSHNISKDFQTELVVALSDCRFKDVDKIDETKIYILTDLQMPNKSWNVAYSPDNIDITCSCSMFQEWACCAGTAFGFYTTKIFRKYQNST
- the LOC141628417 gene encoding protein FAR1-RELATED SEQUENCE 5-like, producing MSTNDGSTSCSTNYSFTTPRTRIEPLNALHYIPFCPGEKKPKVGQVFETIESAELFYKEYCTICGFTPRLATTNRIKGNELPNSFALKNVVCNRQGVKESRKRKRTNTDTNNAENDEQSDVTDISRVRPITRIDCRALVQFKYQEYGTYIVTRFDEAHNHPLASPKSTMFLKGNRKMIEVHKQVVTKGKVLKLGVVKAYRGWKELCGGYDNISATEVDFKNFVRDIKTYIGNFDAQMFVENLIGKKDTCSSFYFDFIVDENKCLAGAFWADLICIKNYMLFGEMLSVDATYRTNKYDMVFVPFTGIDRHKRCITFAAGLIGDESIECYRWQFKTFLEAMGGRHPRITITDQDKSMKSVVPEVFKESTHGLCMWHIMKKLREKVSYQLFQDEDFKSRINRCAWNNQLEPDEFEEQWGKIMTDYQLVEHERFSDLYDIRE